The Desulfonatronovibrio hydrogenovorans DSM 9292 genome includes a window with the following:
- a CDS encoding deoxyribodipyrimidine photo-lyase has translation MRVSPERIQKVKTGPYTKGPVVYWMSRDQRIFHNWALLHAQDLALDMDRELRILFCLAPGFLGAGFRQYDFMLKGLQECFTQARELNIPFDLICGEPEISVPSYLDNLKPAFLVMDFDPLRIKRDWQKKVLDNSRVSACLVDAHNIVPVWTASSKQEYAARTIRPRIHKKLAQFLEPVPEVAVQKKNTIDFPNKPDFYQHIPTHAGKPVDWIKPGTAAGLKQLDLFLAKRISSYSGYRNDPNREVLSDLSPYLHFGQICSQTVALEVQKNIDIHPEDKDAFLEEIIIRKELADNFCHFNPDYDNFHGLPQWGQKTLNKHRIDPRPYLYSLEDLESSSTHDALWNAAQQEMIVRGKMHGYMRMYWAKKILEWTRTPEEAISWAVYLNDKYELDGRDPNGYTGILWSMGGLHDRPWKERQIFGTVRYMSYEGCKRKFNINEYIEKWNNPGRRS, from the coding sequence ATGCGCGTCTCCCCAGAAAGAATCCAAAAAGTCAAGACCGGGCCATACACCAAAGGCCCGGTTGTGTACTGGATGAGCCGGGATCAACGGATCTTTCACAATTGGGCTCTGCTCCATGCCCAGGACCTGGCCCTGGATATGGACCGTGAGCTGCGGATATTATTCTGCCTTGCACCTGGTTTTCTAGGGGCTGGTTTCAGGCAGTATGATTTTATGCTCAAAGGACTGCAGGAGTGTTTTACCCAGGCCAGGGAATTGAATATTCCCTTTGACCTGATCTGTGGAGAACCAGAAATATCTGTTCCGAGCTATCTGGACAACCTGAAGCCCGCATTTCTGGTCATGGATTTTGATCCATTGAGGATTAAAAGGGACTGGCAGAAAAAAGTACTGGATAATTCTCGTGTTTCAGCCTGTCTGGTGGATGCTCACAATATTGTTCCAGTATGGACGGCATCGTCAAAACAGGAATATGCAGCCAGGACCATTCGACCCAGAATTCATAAAAAACTGGCTCAGTTTCTTGAGCCCGTTCCAGAAGTAGCTGTTCAGAAAAAAAATACCATAGATTTCCCCAATAAGCCTGATTTTTACCAACATATCCCAACCCATGCAGGCAAGCCAGTTGACTGGATCAAGCCTGGAACTGCTGCCGGATTAAAGCAGCTCGATTTGTTTCTGGCCAAGAGAATTTCCAGTTACAGTGGATACCGTAACGATCCCAACCGCGAGGTATTATCCGATCTGTCCCCTTACCTCCATTTTGGACAGATCTGCTCCCAGACAGTTGCCCTTGAAGTCCAAAAAAATATTGACATACACCCGGAAGACAAGGACGCCTTTCTGGAGGAGATTATCATCAGAAAAGAACTGGCAGATAATTTTTGCCATTTTAATCCTGATTATGACAACTTTCATGGATTGCCCCAATGGGGTCAAAAAACCCTGAACAAACACCGAATTGATCCAAGGCCCTACCTTTATTCCCTGGAGGACCTTGAAAGTTCCAGTACCCATGATGCATTGTGGAATGCGGCCCAGCAGGAGATGATTGTCCGGGGCAAGATGCATGGATATATGCGCATGTACTGGGCCAAAAAAATACTGGAATGGACCAGAACCCCGGAAGAGGCCATTTCCTGGGCAGTGTATCTCAATGACAAATATGAGCTGGATGGCCGTGATCCCAACGGCTATACCGGGATTTTGTGGTCCATGGGCGGCCTTCATGACCGTCCCTGGAAAGAAAGGCAAATTTTCGGTACTGTCAGGTATATGAGTTATGAAGGATGCAAAAGAAAATTCAATATAAATGAATACATTGAAAAGTGGAATAATCCCGGGAGGCGGTCATGA
- a CDS encoding recombinase family protein, protein MRYAPLIRVSTEGQKEKGESLRTQKEQITQYVKSLGGEIPEICWQYSGQEHATPEYERQLLEKLLSDSAKDKFDAVIVADTSRWSRDNQKSKEGLNVLRSHGIKFFVGTMEYDLFNPEHSFILGMSAEIGEFQARQQSLKSIINRINRAKRNIPTSGKLPYGRTFDPEKGWGLDPEKVKIIQTAAKRYLEGMPIPEVGKLAGMNFTNLWKILNHRSGTEWQCRFRNERLNVDETVTLKIPRLLDDETIQAIKEKGAANKTYTHGEIKHRYLLSRMIFCKACNYTLVGQTNKNGNQYYRHPRHRKYECELKNWVSAPKIENAVLEAIFEMFGDQERIEQAIRRATPDLNKVQAMLDEVEDLKKQKQDIIKQRNNLVDMAADGTLSKDEIKLRITPIRESLKAIDERLEYLELQLKDQPSPADINKKSKLARGVIVDALKRPGAKTVQKLMDGPWEKKRKILERAFAGKDRQGNRLGVYVIQTGDKDRPFKFEIRAVLEQIIELIEEKGVEGSFVRY, encoded by the coding sequence ATGCGATATGCTCCATTAATCAGGGTCAGCACCGAGGGCCAAAAGGAAAAAGGCGAATCCTTACGGACCCAGAAAGAACAAATCACCCAATATGTAAAATCCTTGGGCGGGGAAATCCCGGAGATCTGTTGGCAATATTCAGGCCAGGAGCACGCCACCCCGGAATATGAACGGCAACTACTGGAAAAGCTGTTATCGGATTCAGCCAAGGATAAGTTTGACGCAGTCATTGTTGCAGACACTTCCAGATGGTCCAGGGACAACCAGAAGAGCAAAGAAGGCTTGAACGTCCTTAGATCACACGGCATAAAGTTTTTTGTCGGCACTATGGAATATGATTTATTCAACCCAGAGCATAGTTTTATCCTGGGGATGTCGGCTGAAATCGGCGAATTCCAGGCACGGCAACAAAGCCTGAAATCTATCATCAACCGGATAAACCGGGCCAAAAGGAATATCCCCACAAGCGGCAAGTTACCATACGGACGGACTTTTGACCCTGAAAAGGGCTGGGGCCTGGACCCTGAAAAGGTTAAGATCATCCAGACAGCAGCAAAGCGTTATCTTGAGGGAATGCCAATACCTGAAGTCGGTAAACTTGCCGGGATGAACTTTACCAATCTATGGAAAATCCTGAATCATAGATCAGGGACGGAATGGCAATGTCGATTTAGAAATGAACGGTTGAATGTTGATGAAACTGTGACCCTGAAAATCCCACGACTATTGGATGATGAAACCATCCAGGCTATAAAGGAAAAAGGAGCTGCAAACAAGACCTACACACACGGGGAGATTAAGCACCGTTATTTACTGTCCAGGATGATCTTTTGTAAGGCTTGCAATTATACCCTGGTTGGTCAGACCAATAAGAACGGCAACCAATATTACAGACACCCCAGACACAGAAAATACGAATGTGAGTTAAAGAACTGGGTATCAGCTCCAAAGATCGAAAATGCTGTCCTGGAAGCTATCTTTGAAATGTTCGGGGATCAGGAAAGGATTGAACAGGCCATCAGACGGGCAACCCCAGACCTGAATAAAGTCCAGGCCATGCTTGATGAAGTGGAAGACCTGAAGAAGCAAAAGCAGGACATAATCAAACAGCGGAATAATCTGGTTGATATGGCGGCTGACGGAACTTTATCCAAGGACGAAATTAAACTCAGGATTACACCTATCAGGGAAAGTCTGAAAGCCATTGATGAACGGCTTGAATATTTAGAACTACAATTAAAAGATCAACCCAGTCCGGCAGACATCAACAAGAAGTCAAAACTTGCCAGGGGGGTCATTGTGGACGCATTGAAAAGACCCGGTGCAAAGACGGTTCAGAAGTTAATGGACGGGCCTTGGGAAAAGAAACGAAAAATCCTGGAAAGGGCCTTTGCAGGAAAGGACCGGCAGGGAAACCGGCTGGGGGTTTATGTCATCCAGACCGGGGATAAAGACAGACCTTTCAAGTTTGAAATACGCGCTGTGCTTGAACAAATAATTGAATTGATTGAAGAAAAGGGTGTTGAAGGTAGTTTTGTTAGGTATTGA
- the cobT gene encoding nicotinate-nucleotide--dimethylbenzimidazole phosphoribosyltransferase has protein sequence MLKHVLKEISPINKDLLKKAELHLDNLTKPRGSLGRLEELAARLYAISCAKKPEVEPGIIFTCAGDHGVAQAGVSLFPRAVTRQMVTNFLNGGAAVNVLARTSGLQLKVVDVGVAGPSFPGHDLLIQNRIRSGTGDLSAGPAMSELECQKAIELGIDLAKQAYEKGIKTLCTGEMGIGNTTPSTALYCAFLGFEPHDLAGSGTGLESDGIKKKARVIAKGLEVNAEILNSKDPIKILAALGGLEIACLTGIILGGAWKGMNVIIDGFISSAAYVSAWKLNPFVEDYCFFSHLSAEKGHIMVMEKIQARPVLNMDMRLGEGTGAALAYFILKSAANIFNEMATFDQAGVSR, from the coding sequence ATGCTGAAACATGTACTTAAAGAAATCTCTCCTATCAACAAGGATCTTTTAAAAAAGGCTGAACTGCATCTGGACAACCTGACCAAACCCAGGGGAAGTCTGGGACGGCTGGAAGAACTGGCGGCCAGACTATACGCCATCAGTTGTGCAAAAAAGCCAGAAGTCGAGCCTGGCATCATTTTTACCTGTGCCGGAGACCACGGGGTGGCCCAGGCCGGAGTCAGTCTGTTTCCCAGGGCAGTTACCAGGCAGATGGTCACCAATTTTCTGAATGGAGGTGCTGCCGTCAATGTTCTGGCCAGGACTTCCGGCCTGCAGTTGAAAGTGGTGGATGTTGGTGTTGCCGGGCCGTCCTTTCCTGGTCATGATTTGTTGATTCAAAACAGGATCCGCTCAGGAACAGGGGATCTCTCTGCCGGCCCGGCCATGAGTGAGCTGGAATGCCAAAAAGCAATTGAGCTGGGAATTGACCTGGCTAAGCAGGCTTATGAAAAAGGAATCAAGACTTTGTGCACCGGTGAGATGGGAATAGGAAACACTACTCCATCCACAGCTCTTTATTGTGCCTTTCTGGGTTTTGAACCTCATGATCTGGCCGGTTCAGGAACAGGCCTTGAGTCCGATGGGATCAAAAAAAAGGCCCGGGTTATTGCCAAAGGGTTGGAGGTCAACGCAGAAATTCTCAACAGCAAAGATCCCATCAAAATTTTGGCTGCCCTGGGCGGGCTGGAAATAGCCTGCCTGACCGGAATAATTCTTGGCGGAGCCTGGAAAGGGATGAATGTAATTATTGACGGATTCATTTCTAGTGCTGCCTACGTCTCGGCATGGAAACTTAATCCTTTTGTTGAGGATTATTGTTTTTTTTCTCACCTGTCAGCTGAAAAGGGGCACATCATGGTCATGGAAAAAATCCAGGCCAGGCCTGTTCTGAACATGGACATGCGCCTGGGTGAAGGTACAGGAGCTGCTCTGGCTTACTTCATCTTGAAAAGCGCTGCCAACATATTCAATGAAATGGCCACGTTTGACCAGGCAGGAGTAAGCAGATAA
- a CDS encoding site-2 protease family protein — MFGKSINLVKVMGFQIKVDVSWIIIAVLVTWSLAVGFFPHYIEGLRTMDYWILAVFGALGLFFSIVFHEFWHSYVARKMGVSIKGITLFVFGGVAEMEDDPKTPRSEFWIAIAGPLASFFLALVFYLVFDLARSMEMAPGIISVFMYLALINLILAIFNLIPAFPMDGGRILRAALWHLKKDLPWATRTAANMGSIFGLVLIGLGLLNMLTGNLVGGLWYFVIGMFIRFVAQNSYRQLMVKRALAGETVQSLMKEPVYVPGEITLQELVEDYVYRYHFKMFPVRDGKTLTGCITTRQVGEIERQNWPGILVREITRQCSMENTVGPDEDVVKVLGKMNRTGLSRMMVVRNGELLGIISLKDIMAYLSARMELEGDGSFSD, encoded by the coding sequence ATGTTCGGTAAAAGTATTAATCTGGTCAAGGTGATGGGATTCCAAATCAAGGTGGATGTGAGTTGGATAATCATAGCAGTGCTGGTGACCTGGTCCCTGGCTGTAGGTTTTTTCCCCCATTATATTGAAGGGCTGAGGACCATGGACTACTGGATCCTGGCGGTGTTTGGAGCCTTGGGCCTGTTTTTTTCCATAGTTTTCCATGAGTTCTGGCACTCATATGTTGCCAGAAAAATGGGCGTTTCCATCAAGGGAATTACTCTTTTCGTATTCGGTGGAGTGGCTGAGATGGAAGATGATCCCAAGACCCCAAGAAGCGAATTCTGGATTGCCATTGCCGGTCCCCTGGCCAGTTTTTTTCTGGCCCTGGTCTTTTACCTGGTTTTTGATCTGGCCAGAAGCATGGAAATGGCCCCGGGTATTATCAGTGTTTTCATGTACCTGGCCCTTATCAATCTGATTCTGGCCATCTTCAACCTCATTCCAGCCTTTCCCATGGACGGAGGCAGGATATTGCGGGCCGCCCTGTGGCATTTGAAAAAAGATTTGCCCTGGGCAACCAGGACTGCAGCCAACATGGGTTCTATCTTCGGCCTGGTCCTCATCGGTCTGGGTCTTTTGAACATGCTGACCGGGAATCTGGTGGGCGGACTCTGGTATTTTGTTATTGGAATGTTCATCAGATTTGTGGCCCAGAATTCATATCGTCAGCTTATGGTAAAAAGGGCATTGGCAGGGGAAACAGTGCAGAGCCTGATGAAAGAGCCGGTTTACGTGCCTGGAGAGATCACTCTACAGGAGCTGGTAGAAGACTATGTCTACAGATACCACTTTAAGATGTTTCCGGTCCGGGATGGAAAAACCCTGACCGGGTGCATTACCACCAGGCAGGTGGGGGAGATCGAACGACAGAACTGGCCTGGCATCCTGGTTCGGGAAATAACCAGACAATGCTCTATGGAAAATACAGTTGGTCCTGATGAAGACGTGGTCAAAGTGCTGGGCAAGATGAACCGGACAGGACTCAGCCGGATGATGGTGGTCAGAAATGGGGAACTTCTAGGGATCATATCCCTGAAGGATATTATGGCCTATCTTTCAGCCAGGATGGAACTGGAAGGGGACGGCAGTTTTTCCGACTAA
- a CDS encoding glutamate-5-semialdehyde dehydrogenase: MNLEAQIRQLAHTSKQAARILASARTKQKDMALNTLAGLLRNEQEKILSANAMDLDKARENGLDQARSERLRITPETIEAMAAACEEVAAMADPIGAIEDMRNRPSGIMVGRMRIPLGVVAIIYESRPNVTIDSAILCLKAGNAVILRGGSEAFHSNKILAELISRALEGSGLPRAGVSTLPTVDREAVSLMLKLDEYIDVVIPRGGEGLIRAVVNQASMPVLKHYKGVCHIYVHEDADLDVALEIVHNAKVQRPGVCNALECLLVHQKIADRFLPMLSHRLGQEGVLFKACERSLELLGPDAQPATDDDWGFEFLSLTLAVRVVEGQDKAQDHIARYGSNHSEAILTADYSRAMRFVREVDASAVFVNASTRFNDGGQFGLGAEIGISTSKIHAYGPMGIKELTSAKFVVLGQGQTRS, from the coding sequence ATGAACCTTGAAGCACAGATAAGGCAGCTGGCCCATACTTCCAAGCAGGCTGCCCGAATCCTGGCATCAGCCCGGACCAAACAAAAAGATATGGCCCTGAACACCCTGGCCGGACTGCTGCGTAATGAACAGGAGAAAATTTTAAGTGCCAATGCCATGGATTTGGACAAGGCCCGGGAAAACGGACTTGACCAGGCCAGGTCGGAAAGACTCAGGATCACCCCGGAGACCATCGAGGCAATGGCCGCGGCCTGTGAAGAAGTGGCAGCCATGGCTGATCCAATTGGGGCTATAGAGGATATGCGCAACAGGCCCAGCGGGATCATGGTAGGCAGAATGCGGATTCCCCTTGGTGTGGTGGCCATTATTTATGAATCAAGGCCCAATGTGACCATTGATTCAGCCATATTATGTCTCAAGGCTGGAAATGCCGTTATCCTGCGCGGGGGATCAGAAGCTTTTCATTCCAACAAGATATTGGCTGAACTGATTTCCCGGGCCCTGGAAGGGTCAGGGCTTCCCAGAGCCGGGGTCTCAACTCTGCCCACTGTTGACCGGGAAGCGGTCAGCCTGATGCTCAAGCTTGACGAATATATTGATGTGGTCATCCCCAGGGGAGGGGAGGGTCTGATCCGGGCTGTGGTCAATCAGGCTTCCATGCCAGTGCTGAAGCACTACAAAGGAGTCTGTCATATCTATGTTCATGAAGATGCAGATCTTGATGTTGCCCTGGAGATAGTCCATAACGCCAAAGTTCAAAGGCCAGGGGTGTGTAACGCCCTTGAGTGTCTCCTTGTACACCAGAAAATTGCAGACCGATTTCTTCCCATGCTAAGCCACAGGTTGGGACAGGAAGGAGTTCTTTTCAAGGCCTGTGAACGGTCTTTGGAGTTATTGGGGCCAGATGCTCAGCCAGCAACAGATGATGACTGGGGATTCGAGTTTCTGTCCCTGACTCTGGCTGTACGGGTGGTTGAAGGGCAGGACAAGGCCCAGGATCATATTGCCAGGTACGGTTCCAATCATTCTGAGGCCATCCTTACAGCAGACTATTCAAGGGCCATGCGCTTTGTCAGAGAAGTGGATGCATCTGCTGTTTTTGTCAACGCATCCACCAGGTTTAATGACGGCGGACAGTTCGGTCTGGGTGCGGAAATCGGAATATCCACTTCCAAAATACATGCTTATGGACCTATGGGCATCAAAGAACTGACCAGTGCCAAATTCGTGGTTCTGGGTCAGGGTCAGACCAGGTCATGA
- a CDS encoding phosphoadenosine phosphosulfate reductase family protein yields the protein MDLQEKINLTKGIFERALSSSDPENIYVAWTGGKDSTVVLSLWTHFLEENGVDDKPKAINLDTGLKFPEIIRFRDEIALRWDIELNIVVPDLEISEYPVAKDKINCCRDLKVTPLKQAITELKVDTLLSGIRSDEHPSRSTRDQIEQKQSPDYVQINPILHWTEMDIWSFIVQKNLPYCTLYNHGYSSLGCMPCTCRSTGQERSGRAGDKEESLDLLRSMGYF from the coding sequence ATGGATTTGCAGGAAAAAATAAATTTGACCAAGGGAATTTTTGAGCGGGCTCTGTCCTCTTCTGATCCGGAAAATATATATGTTGCCTGGACCGGAGGCAAGGATTCCACTGTGGTCCTCAGCCTTTGGACGCACTTCTTAGAGGAAAACGGGGTAGATGACAAGCCAAAAGCCATTAACCTGGACACAGGCCTGAAATTTCCCGAAATCATCCGGTTCAGGGATGAAATAGCTTTAAGGTGGGACATTGAACTCAACATTGTTGTACCGGATCTGGAAATTTCCGAATACCCAGTGGCAAAGGACAAGATAAACTGCTGCCGGGATTTAAAGGTTACCCCCCTGAAACAGGCCATAACAGAGCTGAAGGTCGATACCCTTTTGTCAGGCATCAGGAGTGATGAACATCCTTCCAGAAGCACCAGGGACCAGATTGAACAGAAACAATCTCCTGACTATGTCCAGATCAACCCCATTTTGCACTGGACTGAAATGGATATCTGGTCATTTATCGTTCAAAAAAATCTTCCGTACTGTACCCTATACAACCATGGGTACAGTTCACTGGGCTGCATGCCCTGTACTTGCAGATCCACAGGACAGGAACGGTCCGGGAGGGCAGGAGACAAGGAAGAGAGCCTGGACCTGCTCAGGAGCATGGGCTACTTCTGA
- a CDS encoding NAD(P)/FAD-dependent oxidoreductase — protein MKNPDVIIVGAGPAGLMAAVQSAGKGLRTIVLEKKHLPARKLGITGKGRCNLTNTADPDLFLKKIRSGATFIRFSLGRFSNHDLVDFFNGIGVETVEERGGRIFPASQKASTIVRALINQARKQGAVIWTNSSVKEILTVDGRVSGVVVLQSGNKDESGPVREEVLLTRNLILATGGASYPATGSTGDGYVLAKTLGHEVVPVRPALVPLETADDLAPRMQGLSLRNVSAAILVQNKKKDQEFGEMIFTHFGVSGPIVLSLSKTAVLALDQGKDVSLLLDLKPAVSHAQLKSRIARLMHEQGKKKIVNILKEILPVKMISVFLHTAEIDPDKPGNLITGPEQQKLRLWCKELKLDICGYRSFNEAIVTSGGVKLAQVNPRTMASRLVDGLYFAGEVLDVDADTGGYNLQAAFSTGWVAGNSVE, from the coding sequence ATGAAAAATCCCGACGTGATCATTGTGGGTGCTGGGCCGGCTGGACTCATGGCTGCTGTTCAATCCGCTGGAAAAGGCCTCAGGACTATTGTTCTGGAGAAAAAACACCTTCCAGCCAGAAAGCTCGGTATCACGGGCAAAGGTCGTTGCAATCTGACCAATACAGCAGATCCCGATCTTTTTTTAAAAAAAATCAGATCAGGCGCAACATTCATTCGATTCAGCCTGGGCCGGTTCAGCAACCATGATCTGGTAGATTTTTTTAATGGGATCGGGGTGGAAACTGTGGAAGAACGGGGTGGAAGGATTTTCCCGGCTTCCCAGAAGGCCTCCACCATAGTCCGGGCCTTAATTAACCAAGCCAGAAAACAAGGAGCAGTTATTTGGACAAACTCCTCAGTCAAAGAGATACTTACAGTGGACGGACGGGTTTCTGGGGTGGTTGTTCTGCAGTCCGGGAATAAAGATGAATCCGGTCCGGTCAGGGAAGAAGTGTTGCTGACCCGGAACCTGATCCTGGCAACAGGCGGGGCGTCCTACCCGGCCACAGGTTCCACAGGAGATGGCTATGTACTGGCTAAGACTCTGGGACATGAAGTTGTGCCCGTCAGACCCGCTCTTGTCCCTTTGGAAACTGCAGATGACCTTGCTCCCAGGATGCAGGGTCTCAGCCTGCGTAACGTGTCTGCTGCAATCCTGGTTCAGAACAAGAAAAAGGATCAGGAATTCGGAGAAATGATTTTCACCCATTTCGGTGTTTCCGGCCCAATTGTCCTCAGCCTGAGCAAAACAGCTGTTCTGGCCCTGGATCAGGGTAAAGATGTCTCTCTGCTCCTGGACCTCAAACCCGCTGTTTCCCATGCCCAGCTCAAGTCAAGAATAGCCAGACTAATGCATGAGCAGGGAAAGAAAAAAATCGTCAACATCCTTAAAGAAATTTTGCCGGTTAAGATGATTTCGGTCTTTCTCCATACAGCAGAAATAGACCCGGATAAACCCGGCAATTTGATTACTGGCCCAGAGCAGCAGAAACTCCGTCTCTGGTGTAAGGAATTGAAGCTGGATATTTGCGGCTACCGGTCTTTTAATGAAGCCATTGTCACCTCCGGAGGAGTAAAGCTTGCTCAGGTCAATCCCAGGACCATGGCCTCAAGACTGGTTGATGGACTTTATTTTGCCGGCGAAGTTCTTGACGTTGACGCAGACACTGGAGGCTACAATCTTCAAGCAGCCTTTTCAACAGGATGGGTGGCTGGGAATTCAGTAGAATAG
- a CDS encoding arsenic metallochaperone ArsD family protein yields MAKYDLEIYIPYMGCPCGPSASEQNGPAEEFQQDLSRLKAKFKGELSVIIYALNLHLNQFKTRTELAEILQTQGKKGLPAIFVNNCLVMQGEYPDQKRLEHILYSLDKQ; encoded by the coding sequence ATGGCAAAGTATGACCTGGAGATCTATATCCCGTACATGGGCTGTCCGTGCGGGCCGTCAGCTTCGGAGCAGAACGGTCCTGCTGAAGAATTTCAGCAGGACCTGTCCAGACTCAAGGCCAAGTTCAAAGGAGAATTATCCGTTATAATCTATGCCCTCAACCTGCACCTCAACCAGTTTAAAACCAGAACTGAGCTGGCTGAAATCCTTCAAACCCAAGGGAAAAAAGGTCTGCCTGCTATTTTTGTCAACAATTGTCTGGTGATGCAGGGTGAATATCCTGACCAGAAAAGGCTGGAACACATTCTGTATTCCCTGGATAAACAGTGA
- a CDS encoding permease codes for MKGTFVFILILCLTATFIAFKKDPQLAHDGLIQGLKMLWKILPILVLAFILAGMMEKIIPRDFLAQLLGWDSGLKGLILGTMAGAVMPGGPFILFPMMAVLMNAGAGIGPLVAFLSSWALVGLHRVVIYEAPIMGWKFTLVRLGASLIFPVIIGYLSDVIWRMYSKL; via the coding sequence ATGAAAGGAACATTCGTCTTTATACTCATTTTGTGCCTTACTGCAACCTTTATTGCCTTTAAAAAAGATCCACAGCTCGCCCACGACGGCCTCATCCAGGGTCTCAAAATGCTTTGGAAAATTCTTCCCATCCTGGTTCTGGCCTTTATCCTGGCCGGGATGATGGAGAAAATCATTCCCAGGGATTTCCTGGCCCAGCTTCTGGGATGGGATTCCGGCCTCAAGGGTTTGATCCTGGGAACAATGGCCGGAGCAGTAATGCCTGGAGGACCATTTATTCTCTTCCCCATGATGGCGGTCCTGATGAATGCCGGTGCCGGGATCGGTCCCTTGGTCGCCTTTTTAAGCTCCTGGGCCCTGGTCGGGCTGCACAGAGTAGTGATCTATGAAGCCCCGATTATGGGCTGGAAATTCACATTGGTCAGACTGGGAGCAAGCCTTATTTTTCCAGTGATTATCGGGTATCTTTCAGATGTGATCTGGAGAATGTATTCAAAATTATGA
- a CDS encoding TIGR01777 family oxidoreductase yields MSYFILGGTGFIGNFLVKHLLDQGEEVTALVRDDSRIKTRSPGLKLIKGDPLKPGQWQKAVPDHQTIINLVGSPIMASWTDQAKEKIFASRVDSSLNVVSALQDAEHKTFICANAVGFYGPRGDEIINDHVGPGSGFLSTVAVKWQEAALGAENFGHRVVITRFPAVLGPGGGALAQMIPVFRFGLGGRLGTGSQWFPWVHILDLARAMQFLSQYKEIRGPVNLCAPKPVTNAQFTRALGKALNRPAFFIVPGFGLRLIYGEVADMLLSGQRCVPKVLHDAGFNFRFEDIDSALADIMARLAQK; encoded by the coding sequence ATGAGCTATTTCATACTCGGCGGCACTGGATTCATCGGCAACTTTCTGGTTAAGCACCTTCTGGACCAGGGAGAAGAGGTAACAGCCCTGGTCAGGGATGATTCCAGGATCAAGACCAGGTCACCAGGCCTGAAGCTTATCAAGGGCGATCCTCTCAAACCCGGTCAGTGGCAGAAAGCAGTTCCTGATCACCAAACAATCATCAACCTGGTTGGTTCACCCATAATGGCCAGCTGGACTGATCAGGCCAAAGAAAAGATATTTGCTTCCAGAGTTGATTCCAGCCTGAATGTTGTCTCTGCTTTACAGGACGCTGAACACAAGACATTCATCTGTGCCAATGCTGTGGGATTTTACGGGCCGAGAGGAGATGAAATCATTAATGACCATGTGGGTCCTGGAAGCGGGTTTCTGTCCACAGTGGCTGTAAAATGGCAGGAGGCTGCCCTGGGTGCTGAAAATTTCGGTCACCGGGTTGTAATAACAAGATTTCCAGCTGTTCTTGGCCCTGGAGGCGGAGCCCTGGCCCAGATGATACCGGTGTTCAGGTTCGGTCTTGGCGGAAGACTTGGAACCGGCAGCCAGTGGTTCCCCTGGGTCCATATCCTGGATCTGGCCAGAGCCATGCAGTTTCTGAGTCAGTACAAGGAGATAAGGGGACCGGTTAATCTTTGTGCTCCCAAACCAGTCACCAATGCTCAGTTTACCAGGGCCCTGGGTAAAGCCTTGAACAGGCCTGCTTTTTTTATTGTTCCGGGATTCGGGCTTCGTCTTATCTATGGAGAAGTGGCTGATATGCTCTTATCGGGCCAGAGATGTGTCCCCAAGGTTCTTCATGATGCAGGTTTTAACTTCAGGTTTGAGGATATTGACTCAGCCCTGGCTGATATCATGGCTCGTCTAGCTCAGAAGTAG
- a CDS encoding DMT family transporter: MKLFYILFAMVAGIMMPVQAGVNAILGSHLKSPFLAALVSFCVGTLALACICLLMRTPLPSLPMLSKLPLWLWTGGLMGAFFVTTTIILAPKLGAVTLLASLIAAQMATSLILDHFGLIGYPVQPINAWRILGVVFLVMGVVLVQKY, encoded by the coding sequence ATGAAGTTATTCTATATTCTTTTCGCCATGGTCGCAGGAATCATGATGCCTGTTCAGGCAGGGGTGAACGCCATTCTCGGGAGCCATCTCAAAAGTCCCTTTCTGGCAGCCCTTGTCTCATTTTGTGTTGGAACCCTGGCTCTGGCCTGCATCTGCCTGTTGATGCGTACGCCTCTGCCGTCTCTGCCCATGCTTTCAAAGCTACCTTTATGGCTCTGGACCGGTGGCTTAATGGGTGCTTTTTTTGTTACCACAACCATAATTCTTGCCCCAAAGCTTGGAGCGGTAACGCTTCTGGCTTCGTTAATTGCAGCCCAGATGGCCACCTCCCTGATTCTGGACCATTTTGGGCTGATAGGTTATCCTGTTCAACCCATTAATGCCTGGCGAATACTGGGAGTGGTTTTTCTGGTTATGGGTGTGGTCCTGGTGCAAAAATACTGA